From Lysobacter auxotrophicus, the proteins below share one genomic window:
- a CDS encoding SDR family oxidoreductase yields the protein MNAPTLRAPICGTFAMTPAQPPRRTLVTGANRGLGLEFVRQLLARGDHVVATCRQPGRANALNQLAGEHPGRLHVLPLGVAEPKSHAELARELPLVIDGIDLLINNAGVLHSGERFGHVPPANLDDSLRTNASGPFLLTQALAERLVEGAKVANLSSVLGSVASTDGFHTPSYAMSKAAQNMATALLASALRERGIAVVALHPGWVQTDMGGSGAQITPDESVRGLLKVIDGLGLDDTGKFFDYRGKPVPW from the coding sequence ATGAACGCCCCTACACTGCGGGCCCCGATCTGCGGAACCTTCGCGATGACGCCCGCCCAGCCGCCACGTCGCACCCTGGTCACCGGCGCCAACCGCGGGCTGGGGCTGGAGTTCGTGCGGCAACTGCTCGCCCGCGGCGACCACGTGGTCGCCACCTGCCGCCAGCCCGGGCGCGCCAACGCGCTCAACCAGCTGGCCGGCGAGCACCCCGGACGCCTGCATGTGCTGCCGCTGGGAGTCGCCGAGCCCAAATCCCACGCCGAGCTCGCGCGCGAGTTGCCGCTGGTGATCGACGGCATCGACCTGCTGATCAACAACGCCGGCGTGCTGCATTCGGGCGAGCGCTTCGGCCACGTGCCGCCGGCCAATCTCGACGACAGCCTGCGCACCAACGCGAGCGGCCCGTTCCTGCTCACGCAGGCGCTGGCCGAACGTCTCGTCGAAGGCGCCAAGGTGGCAAACCTGTCGTCGGTGCTCGGTTCGGTCGCCTCCACCGACGGCTTCCACACGCCGAGCTACGCGATGTCGAAGGCCGCCCAGAACATGGCGACCGCCCTGCTCGCCTCGGCGCTGCGCGAGCGCGGCATCGCGGTGGTCGCGCTGCATCCGGGCTGGGTGCAAACCGACATGGGCGGCAGCGGCGCGCAGATCACGCCCGACGAATCGGTGCGCGGCCTGCTGAAGGTGATCGACGGGCTCGGCCTCGACGACACCGGCAAGTTCTTCGATTACCGCGGAAAGCCCGTGCCGTGGTGA
- a CDS encoding tRNA (cytidine(34)-2'-O)-methyltransferase: MFDVILFQPEIPPNTGNVIRLCANTGARLHLIEPLGFTLEDKQLKRAGLDYHEYATLQVHADLSAALASITAANQSPPRLFALSTRGTVRFDTPRYQAGDAFLFGPETRGLPADVLESVPAAQRLRLPMRPDNRSLNLSNAVAVCVFEAWRQSGFAGSA, encoded by the coding sequence ATGTTCGACGTCATCCTCTTCCAGCCGGAAATCCCGCCCAACACGGGCAACGTGATCCGCCTGTGCGCCAACACCGGTGCACGGCTGCACCTGATCGAACCGCTGGGATTCACGCTCGAGGACAAGCAGCTCAAGCGCGCGGGGCTGGACTACCACGAGTACGCGACGCTGCAGGTGCATGCGGACCTGTCCGCCGCGCTTGCGTCGATCACGGCCGCCAACCAGTCGCCGCCGCGCCTGTTCGCGCTGAGCACGCGCGGCACGGTGCGGTTCGATACGCCGCGCTACCAGGCCGGCGATGCGTTCCTGTTCGGTCCGGAAACGCGCGGGCTCCCGGCCGACGTGCTGGAAAGCGTCCCGGCCGCGCAGCGCCTGCGCCTGCCGATGCGACCGGACAACCGCAGCCTCAATCTTTCCAATGCGGTGGCGGTATGCGTGTTCGAGGCGTGGCGGCAGAGCGGATTCGCGGGAAGCGCCTGA